One genomic segment of Candidatus Berkiella aquae includes these proteins:
- the uvrY gene encoding UvrY/SirA/GacA family response regulator transcription factor, which yields MITVLIVDDHELVRAGIRSLLSSVSGLKVIGEASTGEEAIKLAREKHPNVVLMDVRMPGIGGLEATRKLLRTDPDLKVIALTVCGEEPFPSKLLQAGAAGYLTKGSGLDEMVQAIHSVHHGKRYISPEVAQQLALKHLSDEKASPFETLSERELQVMLMITSGQKVQEISDKLCLSPKTVNSYRYRLFEKLGVNSDVELTHLAIRHGILDTETSTA from the coding sequence TTGATCACTGTACTTATCGTTGATGACCATGAATTAGTCCGAGCAGGGATTCGTAGCCTGTTGTCTAGCGTTTCTGGGCTTAAAGTGATTGGTGAAGCCTCAACCGGTGAAGAGGCCATCAAGCTAGCCCGTGAGAAACATCCCAATGTCGTTCTGATGGACGTCAGAATGCCGGGTATTGGTGGGTTGGAAGCAACGCGTAAATTACTCAGAACCGATCCGGATTTAAAAGTCATTGCGTTGACGGTCTGTGGTGAAGAACCTTTCCCATCTAAATTATTACAAGCGGGCGCTGCAGGTTATTTAACTAAAGGCTCTGGTCTAGATGAAATGGTACAAGCCATTCATTCTGTGCACCATGGCAAGCGTTATATTAGCCCAGAAGTGGCTCAGCAATTGGCGTTAAAACATTTATCAGATGAAAAAGCGTCTCCTTTTGAAACACTGTCTGAACGTGAATTACAAGTTATGTTAATGATAACTAGCGGTCAGAAAGTTCAGGAAATTTCCGATAAACTTTGTTTAAGCCCAAAGACAGTCAACAGTTATCGTTATCGTCTCTTTGAGAAACTGGGTGTGAATAGTGATGTTGAGCTAACCCATTTAGCGATTCGTCATGGTATTTTAGATACTGAAACCTCAACTGCTTAA
- a CDS encoding DMT family transporter, translating to MAWILLLFAGLLEIVWAFTMKQSEGFTQIVPSIITLVTMIGSFALLSISMRTLPLGTAYTVWTGIGAVGAFIVGIAFLGEQLSAVRILAAVLIVSGLILMKISSTH from the coding sequence ATGGCTTGGATCTTATTACTCTTTGCTGGTCTGCTTGAAATCGTTTGGGCTTTCACCATGAAGCAGTCAGAGGGCTTCACACAAATAGTGCCTAGCATTATTACGTTAGTGACAATGATTGGTAGTTTTGCCCTTCTTTCTATCTCAATGCGAACCCTACCGCTTGGAACAGCTTATACCGTTTGGACAGGGATTGGGGCCGTGGGCGCCTTTATTGTTGGGATTGCTTTTTTAGGCGAACAGCTTAGCGCCGTTCGCATTTTAGCTGCCGTGCTTATTGTGTCCGGACTCATCCTAATGAAAATTTCTAGCACCCATTGA
- a CDS encoding Bax inhibitor-1 family protein, with protein MATQIPAVTRTSSASILQTNSVIRNTYILLGSSLLFSAAMAGVAMATNAPSLGLFSLLLYFGLLFFINATKNSVLGIVGVFALTGLLGYTLGPMLNYYVHNFVNGHQLIFTALGGTGVIFFGLSGYALTTRKDFSYMSGFLMSGAIVLLLGVLVQIFFPMPVLQLALSAGFMLFSSAIILFETSSIIHGGETNYIMATVSIFVALYNLFISLLNILSAFSGNRE; from the coding sequence ATGGCTACTCAAATCCCTGCAGTTACACGAACGAGCAGCGCATCGATCTTACAAACGAACTCAGTGATAAGAAACACTTATATCTTATTGGGTTCATCATTGTTGTTCAGTGCAGCAATGGCAGGTGTAGCAATGGCGACAAATGCACCGTCATTAGGCTTATTCTCCTTGCTACTATACTTTGGGCTGCTTTTTTTCATTAATGCAACAAAAAATAGCGTATTAGGCATCGTTGGCGTCTTTGCGTTAACTGGTTTACTTGGTTATACACTAGGACCCATGCTGAACTATTACGTGCATAATTTTGTGAACGGTCACCAACTAATTTTTACCGCATTAGGTGGTACAGGAGTGATCTTCTTTGGACTCTCAGGCTACGCATTAACAACCCGTAAAGATTTCAGCTATATGTCTGGATTTTTAATGTCGGGTGCTATTGTGCTTTTGCTTGGCGTTCTTGTGCAGATCTTTTTCCCAATGCCAGTTTTACAATTAGCACTGTCTGCTGGCTTTATGTTATTCAGCTCTGCAATTATTTTATTTGAAACTAGCTCCATCATCCATGGTGGTGAAACAAACTACATTATGGCAACCGTCTCTATCTTCGTTGCCTTATATAATTTGTTTATCTCATTACTGAATATTCTCTCCGCTTTCAGCGGCAATCGAGAATAA
- the serS gene encoding serine--tRNA ligase — MIDPNLLRTKLEDVVANLAKRGTTLDVAKFTSLEESRKSLQMKTQQLQSQRNALSKAIGQAKAKKEDTTALMQEVEGVTTELATTEQAFDAIHKEQTEFLSYLPNLIHDSVPVGKDEDANVEVRKWGEPKTFDFVPKDHVDLTASQHAIDFDAASKISGSRFAVLRGEVAKLHRALAQFMLSVHTTEHGYQEVYVPYLVEREALYGVGQLPKFEQDLFHIKGERGLCLIPTSEASLANLVRDSILTATELPLKFVSHSPCFRSEAGSYGKDTRGMIRQHQFDKVELVQIVTPESSYEALESLTGHAESILQRLELPYRVMALCSGDIGAAAAKTYDLEVWLPSQQKYREISSCSNTEAYQARRMQARFRPTASAKPELVHTLNGSGLAVGRTLVAILENYQDEQGNVHVPKALYPFMGETRVIQLAVA; from the coding sequence ATGATTGATCCAAATTTACTCCGAACAAAATTAGAAGACGTAGTGGCAAATTTAGCAAAGCGTGGCACAACCTTGGATGTTGCTAAGTTCACCTCACTTGAAGAATCTCGCAAATCATTGCAGATGAAAACACAGCAATTGCAAAGTCAGCGTAATGCTCTTTCTAAAGCAATTGGTCAAGCAAAAGCCAAAAAAGAAGATACAACGGCTTTAATGCAAGAAGTCGAAGGCGTTACGACAGAACTTGCAACAACTGAACAAGCTTTTGATGCGATTCATAAAGAACAAACTGAATTTTTGTCTTATCTACCCAATTTAATCCATGACAGTGTTCCAGTTGGGAAAGATGAGGATGCGAATGTCGAAGTGCGTAAATGGGGAGAGCCCAAAACGTTTGATTTTGTTCCCAAAGATCATGTGGATTTAACGGCTTCACAACATGCTATTGATTTTGATGCTGCTAGTAAAATATCAGGATCACGTTTTGCCGTATTGCGCGGCGAGGTTGCTAAATTACACAGAGCATTAGCGCAATTTATGCTATCGGTGCACACCACCGAACATGGTTATCAAGAAGTCTATGTGCCTTATTTAGTTGAGCGTGAAGCTTTATATGGTGTTGGACAATTACCTAAATTTGAGCAAGATTTGTTTCATATTAAGGGAGAGCGAGGGTTGTGCTTGATCCCAACCTCAGAAGCTTCATTAGCCAACTTGGTGCGAGACAGCATATTAACGGCCACTGAATTACCACTCAAATTTGTAAGCCACTCGCCTTGTTTTAGGAGTGAAGCAGGCTCATATGGTAAAGATACGCGCGGTATGATTCGTCAACATCAGTTTGATAAAGTAGAACTCGTACAAATCGTCACGCCAGAATCTTCTTATGAGGCGCTTGAGTCTTTGACAGGGCATGCTGAATCCATATTACAACGCTTAGAGCTTCCTTATCGTGTTATGGCGCTTTGCAGTGGAGATATTGGTGCTGCAGCGGCTAAAACTTACGATTTAGAAGTCTGGTTACCAAGCCAACAAAAATATCGTGAGATTTCTTCTTGCTCTAATACAGAAGCTTATCAAGCACGTCGGATGCAAGCGCGTTTTAGGCCAACAGCGAGTGCAAAGCCCGAGTTAGTTCATACATTAAATGGTTCAGGACTCGCAGTAGGTCGTACTTTAGTTGCTATTTTAGAAAACTATCAAGATGAGCAAGGTAACGTTCATGTACCAAAAGCATTGTATCCGTTTATGGGAGAGACACGAGTTATACAATTAGCGGTTGCGTGA
- a CDS encoding AAA family ATPase, translating into MVLPLAARLRPTTFAQFAGQAHLVGPNRPLRLAIERGNLHSMLFWGPPGVGKTTLAQIIANSSKAHFCALSAVMAGVKEIREAVAAAATRLQEEQRETVLFIDEIHRFNKNQQDALLPFVEDGTVHLIGATTENPSFQVNHALLSRCRVYVLKPLTNADLLQVLQQGLVQEKMEFTQAMQERLVSSADGDARRLLNILEIIIERYHGLADPTTFSMEIIEDVLQQDYRHFDKQGDVFYEQISALHKAVRGSSPDGALYWLCRMLDGGCDPAYIARRIVRMASEDIGNADPRGLGLAMDAWQALERLGSPEGELALAQAVVYLACAPKSTAVYNGYNQAMAQIKHSPSYGVPDHLRNAPTKFMKKMGYGKSYRYDPNEPGGFAQGQTYFPDEMGEQQYYYPVQQGLEIKIAEKLAFLRPKERES; encoded by the coding sequence ATGGTTTTACCGCTTGCTGCTAGATTAAGGCCCACCACGTTTGCTCAATTTGCTGGCCAAGCACATTTAGTTGGCCCTAATCGACCATTGCGTTTAGCAATCGAAAGGGGCAACTTGCATTCAATGCTATTTTGGGGGCCACCCGGCGTTGGTAAAACGACATTGGCTCAGATTATTGCGAATTCAAGTAAAGCCCATTTTTGTGCTTTATCGGCTGTGATGGCTGGTGTTAAAGAAATAAGAGAAGCCGTCGCGGCTGCGGCAACGCGTTTGCAGGAAGAACAGCGTGAAACGGTTTTATTTATTGACGAAATTCATCGCTTTAATAAAAATCAACAAGACGCTTTATTACCCTTTGTTGAAGACGGAACCGTTCACTTAATTGGTGCAACCACTGAAAACCCTTCTTTTCAGGTAAATCATGCTTTGCTTTCTCGTTGTCGAGTTTATGTTTTAAAACCCTTAACCAATGCTGATCTGCTACAAGTTTTACAGCAAGGGTTAGTACAAGAGAAAATGGAATTCACCCAAGCAATGCAAGAAAGGTTAGTGAGTAGCGCTGATGGCGATGCCAGAAGATTATTAAATATTCTAGAAATTATCATTGAACGCTATCATGGATTAGCTGATCCAACAACATTTTCAATGGAAATAATTGAAGATGTTCTGCAACAAGATTATCGTCATTTTGATAAACAAGGCGATGTCTTCTACGAACAGATCTCTGCTTTACACAAAGCAGTTCGCGGAAGTTCGCCAGATGGCGCGCTTTATTGGCTTTGTCGTATGCTAGATGGTGGCTGTGATCCGGCTTATATCGCAAGACGCATCGTCAGAATGGCGAGCGAAGACATTGGTAATGCGGATCCCAGAGGTTTAGGTTTAGCCATGGATGCATGGCAAGCATTAGAGCGATTAGGTTCGCCTGAGGGAGAATTGGCGCTTGCTCAAGCCGTTGTTTATCTTGCTTGCGCCCCTAAAAGTACGGCTGTCTATAACGGTTATAATCAAGCCATGGCACAAATCAAGCATTCTCCATCTTATGGGGTACCGGATCATTTACGAAATGCGCCGACCAAATTCATGAAAAAGATGGGATATGGAAAATCTTATCGCTATGATCCGAATGAACCTGGTGGATTTGCACAAGGCCAGACGTACTTCCCAGATGAGATGGGAGAGCAACAATATTATTACCCCGTTCAGCAGGGGCTTGAAATAAAAATAGCTGAAAAATTAGCATTTCTTCGTCCCAAAGAACGTGAGAGTTAG
- the lolA gene encoding outer membrane lipoprotein chaperone LolA — translation MRSVLKSVLLTFGLCCVVTQAIAEDSAAEQLMASLKKISTFKANFSQKIQGSQGESLSNTQGEVVISRPGKFYWKSKKPDPILVVADGKFVWTYDLDLEQVTKQDLGQALQNSPATLLAGDASKLGDTFTISFAKKCDNNQTCYQLKPKQKDSTFSTINIRFTQEKLNEIRMRDPLGQNVKTIFTNVEVNQSVNQKLFAFTPPKGVDVIQAGS, via the coding sequence ATGCGAAGCGTTTTAAAAAGTGTGCTACTGACATTCGGCCTTTGTTGTGTCGTGACACAAGCCATTGCAGAAGATTCTGCTGCTGAACAATTAATGGCTTCCTTAAAAAAGATTTCAACCTTTAAAGCGAATTTTTCTCAAAAAATTCAAGGTTCACAAGGTGAGTCATTATCGAATACTCAAGGCGAAGTCGTGATTTCACGCCCTGGTAAATTTTATTGGAAAAGCAAAAAACCCGATCCCATTCTAGTTGTTGCGGATGGCAAATTCGTTTGGACTTATGATCTTGATTTAGAGCAAGTGACCAAACAAGATTTAGGTCAAGCCCTACAAAATTCTCCAGCCACCTTATTAGCAGGAGATGCTTCTAAATTGGGGGATACATTTACGATTTCATTTGCTAAAAAGTGTGATAACAACCAAACCTGTTATCAATTAAAACCAAAGCAAAAAGACAGTACTTTTTCAACGATTAATATCCGTTTTACTCAAGAAAAGCTTAATGAAATTCGTATGCGTGATCCCTTAGGGCAAAATGTGAAAACCATTTTCACTAATGTAGAAGTAAATCAATCAGTTAATCAAAAATTATTTGCTTTTACGCCTCCTAAAGGTGTCGATGTGATTCAAGCAGGCAGCTAA
- a CDS encoding DNA translocase FtsK, which yields MKQATTRNDTANLSFLSLQVNRRMREGAFILLCSFGIYLLIALITYHDGDSAWSHSGMSNDIRNSAGKTGAWFSDVLFSLFGYMAYLFPAALGISGLFIYRDLPQKTESNPLIWSVRLLGLLVALAASCGLIALHISMLPSLPMSTGGLLGAAVKAVTVTYMNPVGSTVILLALLLSGVTLFTGMSWLLFLELIGHHTLVMLGKLTKYLPGIVKKGSEQMSQIKLPALPDFSAINLGGRSSKQSPADFEDVAFEPEESSMKSSSKDSLDSFIDEDDVFSEPLPSLRPKAKKQTQAAVPASAPLALKKPRVVVKPKAVVEEEEVLPSITARPKRRPKQDEEHALPDLSLLEMPEKSARQGFSSQQRQDLSRLVETRLMEFGVDAKVVGVLPGPVITRFELDLAAGIKVNKITGLAKDLARSLSVVSVRVVEVIPGKSVVGLEIPNPNRELVRLKEVLEDSCYQDAESPITLALGKDIAGRPVAVDLAKMPHLLVAGTTGSGKSVGVNAMLLSILYKASPEDVRLIMIDPKMLELAVYDNIPHLLTPVVTDMKDAANALRWCVAEMERRYQLMAAIGVRNLTGYNQKVVAAAKEGQPLLDPFWQPMPGDKPEPLEKLPYIVVVVDEFADMMMVVGKKVEELIARIAQKARAAGIHLILATQRPSVDVITGLIKANIPTRIAFQVSSRIDSRTIIDQSGAEQLLGHGDMLYLPPGVGIPHRIHGAFVSDDEVHKVTKELRKLGQPAYIESVIQSSPSSTTSASDGELDELYDQALAIVTESRKASISLVQRRLKIGYNRAARLIEQMESEGVVSSVLSNGTREVLAPAPIERG from the coding sequence ATGAAGCAAGCCACCACACGCAATGATACCGCCAATTTGTCGTTTTTATCGCTGCAAGTTAACCGACGCATGCGAGAAGGCGCGTTTATTTTGCTTTGTTCATTTGGGATTTATTTACTGATTGCTTTGATTACCTATCATGATGGTGATTCTGCTTGGTCACATTCTGGTATGTCTAATGACATTCGAAACTCAGCTGGAAAAACCGGTGCTTGGTTCTCTGATGTCCTTTTCTCATTGTTTGGATACATGGCTTACCTATTTCCAGCGGCTTTAGGCATTTCAGGCCTATTTATTTATCGCGATCTTCCGCAAAAAACCGAATCAAACCCGCTCATTTGGTCGGTGCGTTTATTAGGATTATTAGTCGCTTTGGCAGCCAGTTGTGGCTTAATAGCGCTACATATTTCTATGTTGCCTAGCTTGCCAATGAGTACAGGGGGATTGTTGGGGGCAGCAGTCAAAGCCGTAACAGTTACTTACATGAATCCTGTGGGATCGACGGTTATTTTGTTGGCTTTGTTACTCAGCGGTGTAACGCTGTTTACAGGAATGTCATGGTTACTCTTTTTGGAGTTAATAGGTCACCACACCCTGGTGATGCTAGGAAAGCTAACAAAATACTTACCAGGTATTGTGAAAAAAGGCTCTGAACAAATGAGCCAGATTAAGTTACCTGCTTTACCCGATTTTTCAGCCATTAATTTGGGAGGTCGCTCTAGCAAGCAGTCTCCTGCAGATTTTGAAGATGTGGCTTTTGAGCCCGAAGAATCATCAATGAAATCCAGTTCAAAAGATTCATTAGATTCGTTCATCGATGAAGATGATGTCTTTTCGGAACCCTTACCATCATTGCGTCCAAAAGCTAAAAAACAAACGCAAGCAGCAGTCCCCGCATCTGCTCCTCTTGCACTTAAAAAACCACGCGTTGTCGTGAAACCCAAGGCCGTCGTGGAAGAAGAAGAAGTATTACCCTCGATTACAGCGCGCCCAAAACGTCGTCCTAAACAGGATGAAGAACATGCTTTGCCTGATTTATCCTTGCTAGAAATGCCAGAAAAGTCTGCTAGACAAGGTTTTAGTTCACAACAAAGGCAAGATCTCTCCCGATTAGTTGAAACCCGGCTCATGGAGTTTGGGGTTGATGCCAAAGTGGTTGGTGTTTTGCCAGGCCCTGTGATCACCCGTTTTGAATTAGATTTAGCGGCAGGGATCAAAGTGAATAAAATCACGGGACTTGCCAAAGATTTAGCTCGAAGCTTATCGGTGGTCAGCGTGCGTGTGGTTGAAGTGATTCCAGGTAAATCAGTCGTTGGTTTAGAAATACCTAACCCTAATCGAGAGCTGGTACGGTTAAAAGAAGTATTAGAAGATAGCTGTTATCAAGATGCAGAATCTCCAATCACCTTAGCATTAGGTAAAGATATTGCAGGCAGACCCGTTGCCGTTGATCTGGCGAAAATGCCCCATTTGTTGGTCGCTGGTACCACAGGTTCCGGTAAATCAGTGGGGGTGAATGCCATGTTACTTAGTATTTTATACAAAGCTTCACCCGAAGATGTCCGCCTCATCATGATCGATCCCAAAATGCTTGAATTGGCGGTCTATGACAATATCCCTCATCTGTTGACTCCCGTTGTAACCGATATGAAAGATGCAGCAAATGCATTGCGTTGGTGTGTCGCGGAAATGGAAAGACGATATCAGCTAATGGCTGCGATCGGCGTGCGTAACCTAACAGGTTATAACCAAAAAGTGGTTGCGGCAGCAAAAGAAGGACAACCCCTGTTAGATCCTTTTTGGCAGCCCATGCCAGGGGATAAACCAGAACCGTTAGAAAAATTGCCTTATATCGTTGTGGTCGTCGATGAATTTGCTGACATGATGATGGTCGTGGGTAAAAAAGTGGAAGAACTCATTGCCAGAATTGCCCAAAAAGCCCGTGCTGCGGGTATACACCTGATTTTAGCGACACAACGGCCTTCAGTTGATGTGATTACAGGGCTTATTAAAGCCAATATACCGACCCGTATCGCTTTCCAAGTGTCTTCTCGTATTGATTCCAGGACTATTATCGATCAATCCGGTGCAGAGCAGTTATTAGGACATGGGGATATGCTCTATTTACCTCCGGGAGTGGGTATACCTCATCGTATTCACGGGGCGTTTGTTAGCGATGATGAAGTTCATAAGGTGACCAAAGAATTAAGAAAATTAGGGCAGCCAGCTTATATTGAAAGCGTGATACAATCTTCACCCAGTTCAACGACATCAGCGTCGGATGGTGAATTAGATGAGTTATATGACCAAGCATTGGCAATCGTCACTGAATCGCGTAAAGCATCCATCTCGTTAGTCCAACGCCGATTAAAAATTGGTTATAACCGTGCAGCACGCCTCATAGAACAGATGGAAAGTGAAGGAGTGGTTAGCTCAGTCCTTTCTAACGGAACCCGAGAAGTGCTCGCACCCGCACCGATTGAAAGAGGTTAA
- the trxB gene encoding thioredoxin-disulfide reductase has protein sequence MATKQHFPLIILGSGPAGYTAAIYAARANLKPVMITGLQKGGQLTTTTDVDNWPGDVEGLQGPALMERMEQHAARFDTQIIFDHIISADVKTKPFKLIGDSGDEYSCDALIIATGASARYIGLPSEQAFMGKGVSACATCDGFFYRGKKVAVVGGGNTAVEEALYLANIASHVTLIHRRDSLRAEKIMQQKLFEKAQHGNVTLVWDHTVDEIVGDNHGVTGVRIKHTQNHNVETLPVDGVFIAIGHTPNTQIFEHQVAMKDGYISVNTGLKGNATATSVPGVFAAGDVADHVYRQAVTSAGTGCMAALDAEKYLDGLTP, from the coding sequence ATGGCGACTAAGCAACATTTTCCTCTTATTATCCTTGGCTCGGGTCCTGCAGGTTATACCGCAGCTATCTATGCAGCGCGCGCAAATCTTAAGCCGGTCATGATCACGGGTTTACAAAAAGGGGGGCAACTCACCACCACCACCGACGTTGATAATTGGCCTGGTGATGTTGAAGGCTTACAAGGCCCGGCTTTAATGGAGCGGATGGAACAACATGCTGCTCGCTTTGATACCCAAATTATCTTTGATCATATTATTTCTGCCGATGTCAAAACAAAGCCTTTTAAGTTAATTGGCGATTCAGGTGATGAATATAGTTGTGATGCGCTTATCATTGCTACAGGTGCCTCAGCGCGTTATATCGGACTCCCATCAGAACAAGCTTTCATGGGCAAAGGCGTCTCTGCGTGTGCAACCTGTGATGGCTTTTTCTATCGAGGTAAAAAAGTAGCCGTGGTTGGTGGCGGTAATACCGCCGTAGAAGAAGCGCTTTACCTTGCCAATATTGCCTCTCATGTCACCCTTATTCATCGTCGTGATAGCTTACGCGCAGAAAAAATCATGCAACAAAAACTCTTTGAAAAAGCGCAGCATGGGAACGTGACTTTAGTCTGGGATCATACGGTTGATGAAATTGTGGGCGACAATCACGGTGTGACAGGTGTACGTATCAAACATACCCAAAACCACAACGTTGAAACTTTACCTGTTGATGGTGTCTTTATTGCAATTGGCCACACCCCTAATACTCAAATATTTGAGCATCAAGTTGCCATGAAAGACGGTTATATTTCGGTTAATACCGGCTTAAAAGGCAATGCCACTGCAACAAGTGTGCCTGGGGTATTTGCTGCAGGCGATGTTGCAGATCACGTTTATCGTCAAGCGGTAACCTCTGCAGGTACAGGATGTATGGCAGCATTAGATGCTGAAAAATATCTGGATGGACTCACGCCATAA
- the aat gene encoding leucyl/phenylalanyl-tRNA--protein transferase encodes MALKEPNGLLALGGDLSTSRLLNAYRLGIFPWYDEEPILWWSPDPRTVLFLKDLHISHSLQKFLNKNPFTIKTDENFAGVLQHCAAPRVREAKLTGTWLNPPMQSAYLALHEMGYAHSIEVYENNILVGGLYGISMGRLFFGESMFSLKTNASKVALVALTKQLKMWDFLLIDCQVASSHLFSLGAKQIPRQQFMEILAENNKFDSKILKWSFS; translated from the coding sequence TTGGCTTTAAAAGAGCCTAATGGCCTTTTAGCGTTGGGGGGAGATCTTAGCACTTCAAGATTATTAAATGCCTATCGTTTAGGGATCTTCCCTTGGTATGACGAAGAGCCTATTTTATGGTGGAGCCCCGATCCTCGCACGGTACTCTTTTTAAAAGATTTACATATTTCTCACAGCTTACAAAAATTTCTCAACAAAAACCCTTTTACCATTAAAACCGATGAAAATTTTGCTGGTGTTTTACAGCATTGCGCTGCCCCACGTGTTCGAGAAGCAAAATTAACCGGTACCTGGCTTAATCCACCAATGCAATCTGCATACCTTGCTTTGCATGAGATGGGCTATGCCCATTCAATCGAGGTTTATGAAAACAATATTTTAGTTGGTGGACTATATGGTATCAGCATGGGACGGCTCTTTTTTGGTGAATCGATGTTTAGCTTAAAGACCAACGCTTCTAAAGTCGCACTGGTCGCTCTCACTAAACAGCTGAAAATGTGGGACTTTTTGCTGATTGATTGCCAAGTAGCCTCCTCACATCTGTTTAGCCTGGGCGCAAAGCAAATCCCCAGACAGCAATTTATGGAGATTCTTGCTGAGAATAATAAGTTTGACAGCAAAATTTTAAAATGGTCATTTTCATAG
- the infA gene encoding translation initiation factor IF-1 encodes MAKEDHIEMEGTVTETLPNTMFRVELDNKHVVTAHISGRMRKNYIRILTGDRVTVQLTPYDLTKGRIIFRNRDGKPDEKGSKEPVIVSKEED; translated from the coding sequence ATGGCAAAAGAAGACCATATCGAAATGGAAGGAACGGTAACTGAAACATTACCGAACACAATGTTCAGAGTAGAATTAGATAATAAACACGTCGTGACTGCGCATATTTCCGGTAGAATGCGTAAAAATTATATCCGGATCTTAACTGGGGATCGCGTAACCGTGCAGCTTACCCCTTATGACTTAACCAAAGGTCGCATTATTTTCCGTAATCGGGATGGTAAACCCGACGAAAAAGGTAGCAAAGAACCTGTAATCGTGAGTAAAGAGGAAGATTAA